Proteins from a single region of Streptomyces sp. NL15-2K:
- a CDS encoding helix-turn-helix transcriptional regulator gives MSELFDAVDALVASRSPLPPPAERRRLRQAHALTLDEVAAALGVRRATVGGWESGKAEPRPPEREAYARLLKQLAQLYPAPEDASAPQEETARPQTLTTQASAAQAQPPAGAPEATAGADKSPSAPPAAAAAPAAVARPRAVQTPHASRRPGMKKAAPAATPVSGGAYAHGPLLVLDADSDRRVSGYGIGGLILDVPAKSLPALVEWTLAKAQLGAERLHGSGKDADPLLVLTEAACERYGLPAALSESERLAGRLPEGHKVIRQLERADWQLTKRGFGPWARIYRPAQGSRRQCVQLCIPSWRALDDRAWGHAAQLEPAELARVLGVYAARVMTPVGSTAVTGLQLMTALSPPTRASEPDETGKRHAEHRPGSLGTKPMDPAPCEATDGHPVLAHLPRFHVRGPGERLFEEAYDWARDLTDDECMKRCLVGLDVNLAFGAAANGAVVGLASPPVHVTQPDFDAAVPGSWLVDLSHVDLARVQVSKQWRELDGELLPSPFTPTGERPEGPAWYATPTVAYAVELGYDVAPLQAWVRPESGRFLDGWYKRLRDAYVATMADLGVAEKLPPHEFLTAMDGYKQRDQEMAIVVDAVKMTVKGGIGKLREKARGGGWKPGQAWPALARPTWRPDIRAAVISRARINMHRKMLHLAAATGQYPVAVLSDCAVYASDGPSPLDVLPYDSNGKTVPGSFRLGVSPGMVKHEGTQSVLWGADVLEQLDADGKTANLARYIKTGEVTAKDTGE, from the coding sequence ATGTCCGAGTTGTTCGATGCGGTGGACGCGCTGGTCGCGTCCCGGTCCCCGCTGCCGCCACCTGCGGAGCGCAGGCGGCTTCGCCAGGCTCACGCGCTCACCCTGGATGAGGTGGCCGCCGCCCTGGGCGTGCGGCGGGCGACCGTCGGCGGCTGGGAGTCGGGCAAGGCTGAGCCCCGGCCGCCGGAGCGGGAGGCGTACGCGCGCCTGCTGAAGCAGCTCGCGCAGCTCTACCCCGCCCCCGAGGACGCCAGTGCCCCGCAGGAGGAGACCGCGAGGCCGCAGACTCTCACCACGCAGGCGTCCGCAGCGCAGGCTCAGCCCCCGGCCGGGGCACCGGAGGCCACGGCCGGGGCCGACAAGTCCCCGTCCGCTCCCCCCGCGGCTGCTGCCGCACCGGCGGCCGTGGCGCGTCCGCGTGCCGTCCAAACGCCGCACGCCTCGCGCCGCCCGGGCATGAAGAAAGCTGCCCCCGCGGCCACCCCGGTATCCGGGGGTGCGTACGCGCACGGCCCGCTGCTCGTCCTCGACGCCGACTCCGACCGGCGGGTGAGCGGCTACGGCATCGGCGGTCTGATCCTGGACGTGCCCGCCAAGTCACTGCCCGCGCTGGTGGAGTGGACACTGGCCAAGGCGCAGCTAGGGGCGGAGAGGCTGCACGGTTCGGGCAAGGACGCCGACCCGCTGCTGGTGCTCACCGAGGCCGCGTGTGAACGCTACGGGCTGCCCGCTGCCCTGTCGGAGTCCGAGCGGCTCGCCGGGCGGCTCCCGGAGGGGCACAAGGTCATCAGGCAGCTTGAGCGCGCCGACTGGCAGCTGACCAAGCGCGGGTTCGGGCCGTGGGCGCGGATCTACCGCCCCGCCCAGGGCAGCCGTCGGCAGTGTGTGCAGCTGTGCATCCCCTCGTGGCGTGCCCTGGACGACCGCGCCTGGGGACATGCCGCGCAGTTGGAGCCCGCAGAGCTCGCCCGGGTGCTAGGCGTGTACGCGGCCCGGGTGATGACGCCGGTCGGCTCCACCGCTGTGACGGGGCTGCAGCTGATGACCGCGCTCAGCCCGCCGACCCGCGCGAGCGAGCCGGACGAGACCGGAAAGCGGCACGCCGAGCACCGGCCCGGATCGCTGGGAACCAAGCCGATGGACCCGGCGCCGTGCGAGGCGACCGACGGACACCCCGTCCTGGCCCACCTGCCCCGCTTCCACGTGCGCGGGCCCGGCGAGAGGCTGTTCGAGGAGGCCTACGACTGGGCGCGGGACCTGACTGATGACGAGTGCATGAAGCGCTGCCTCGTCGGCCTGGATGTGAACCTCGCCTTCGGTGCGGCCGCCAACGGCGCCGTCGTCGGTCTGGCCTCGCCGCCCGTGCATGTCACCCAGCCGGACTTCGATGCGGCGGTGCCCGGCTCCTGGCTGGTCGACCTCTCCCACGTCGACCTCGCCCGGGTGCAGGTCAGCAAGCAGTGGCGCGAGCTCGACGGCGAGTTGCTGCCCAGCCCGTTCACGCCGACCGGTGAACGGCCCGAGGGTCCGGCCTGGTACGCCACCCCGACGGTCGCCTACGCCGTCGAACTCGGCTACGACGTCGCGCCGCTTCAGGCCTGGGTGCGTCCCGAGAGCGGCCGGTTCCTGGACGGCTGGTACAAGCGGCTGCGCGACGCCTACGTCGCCACCATGGCGGACCTGGGCGTAGCGGAGAAGCTGCCCCCGCACGAGTTCCTGACGGCGATGGACGGCTACAAGCAGCGTGACCAGGAAATGGCGATCGTCGTGGACGCCGTGAAGATGACCGTCAAGGGCGGCATCGGCAAGCTGCGGGAGAAAGCGCGCGGCGGCGGCTGGAAGCCGGGGCAGGCCTGGCCCGCACTGGCCCGTCCGACCTGGCGGCCGGACATCCGCGCCGCCGTCATCTCCCGGGCCCGCATCAACATGCACCGCAAGATGCTCCATCTGGCGGCTGCCACGGGGCAGTATCCGGTCGCGGTCCTGTCCGACTGCGCCGTGTACGCATCCGACGGCCCCAGCCCCCTGGACGTCCTGCCCTACGACAGCAACGGCAAGACCGTGCCGGGCTCGTTCCGGCTGGGGGTGTCGCCGGGGATGGTCAAGCACGAGGGCACCCAGAGCGTGCTGTGGGGTGCGGATGTCCTCGAGCAGCTCGACGCCGACGGCAAGACCGCCAACCTCGCCCGCTACATCAAGACCGGCGAGGTCACCGCCAAGGACACCGGAGAATAG
- a CDS encoding DEAD/DEAH box helicase, with translation MTVVELPRFGRPERSRLFPDQAEAVKRLVRHLRRAGTRGLYVSATGTGKTLVSVRVTDGLGARLVLFVVPTLDLAAQTALAWRWDDHLEHMVIVSSLDAAGREDLVAARVMSTSDPHALGGLMSVVGEGDDQIPALTVICTYDSLDKIEQTQRTGYAVPPFDLAVMDEAHRIAGRADKKWAIANDAQRIRADRRLYMTATPRIFAAPELAESADVTRPRRRRQSETDVDAFANSMDNEAAYGRKVFEYPLAQAVEDGRAADYRIVVPTLTDADLRRRLNLPTPATPPADNGDGDRPDSALRTTALHLSVLRAMTEHRLKKVLVYFNLVSDARRFARELPHTLLLLARTDPGLVPDITPELFFAHGEHTPAQRADTFAAFAAADCAILANSRLIAEGVDIPSVDAIVFADPTRSVIRCVQALGRALRLDVSGKTASLIVPVYVPPGADGENILGTAYEPVWAIACALASHDHRILERLPDKANRLPKETSDVIQRRWHFDFTVHPERIAQAMDLASFDPRDPAVSRSRRLGLAAAQSYRDEHGHLDVPADYTDPTGYRLGTFITTMRDARTAGRLEADWTAELDALGMIWDKHDAAWRARLAAAADYLRTHGHLAAPATTPVGAWLAEQRHLATKNTLDAARADALTALAPDWRLPHGADWHRKYHLLRTHLASGADPAALTRDTLLAGVKIGSWLHRQLTTWLALHPGQQHLMTALGLTPDTNPLAPARRTRRTFEQTVQLLELFLHREGRAPTARETIRVDGDTVKIGAWLAKARTKHRTGQLPGAHARLVAALFDGDWTAEDAVPAVLV, from the coding sequence ATGACTGTGGTGGAACTGCCGCGCTTCGGCCGCCCCGAGCGCTCACGGCTCTTCCCCGACCAGGCCGAGGCAGTCAAGCGCCTGGTACGGCATCTGCGGCGCGCGGGCACCCGCGGGCTGTATGTGTCAGCGACGGGGACCGGCAAGACGCTGGTGTCGGTGCGGGTGACGGACGGGCTCGGTGCGCGGCTGGTGCTGTTCGTGGTGCCCACCCTGGACCTGGCGGCACAGACCGCACTGGCATGGCGCTGGGACGATCACCTGGAGCACATGGTGATCGTCTCCTCCCTGGACGCCGCCGGCCGGGAGGATCTGGTGGCCGCCCGCGTCATGTCGACCAGCGACCCCCACGCGCTGGGCGGGCTGATGTCGGTGGTGGGGGAGGGGGACGACCAGATCCCCGCGCTGACGGTGATCTGCACCTACGACTCTCTGGACAAGATCGAACAGACCCAGCGCACGGGGTACGCGGTGCCGCCGTTCGACCTGGCGGTCATGGACGAGGCACACCGGATCGCGGGCCGGGCCGACAAGAAGTGGGCCATCGCCAACGACGCCCAGCGCATCCGCGCTGACCGCCGCCTCTACATGACCGCCACCCCAAGGATCTTCGCCGCGCCGGAACTCGCCGAATCCGCCGACGTCACCCGCCCACGCCGCAGGCGCCAAAGTGAGACGGACGTGGACGCGTTCGCCAACAGCATGGACAACGAGGCCGCCTACGGAAGGAAGGTCTTCGAGTACCCGCTCGCCCAAGCCGTCGAGGACGGTCGGGCGGCGGACTACCGCATCGTGGTGCCCACCCTCACCGACGCCGACCTGCGCCGCCGCCTGAACCTCCCCACCCCAGCCACCCCCCCTGCGGATAACGGCGACGGCGACCGGCCGGACAGTGCGCTGCGCACCACCGCCCTGCACCTGTCCGTCCTGCGCGCCATGACCGAGCACCGGCTGAAAAAGGTCCTGGTCTACTTCAACCTCGTCTCCGACGCCCGCCGCTTCGCCCGCGAACTGCCCCACACCCTGCTCCTGCTGGCCAGGACCGACCCCGGCCTCGTCCCGGACATCACCCCCGAGCTGTTCTTCGCCCACGGCGAGCACACCCCCGCCCAACGCGCCGACACCTTCGCGGCCTTCGCGGCCGCCGACTGCGCGATCCTGGCCAACTCCCGCCTGATCGCCGAGGGCGTCGACATCCCCAGCGTGGATGCCATCGTCTTCGCCGACCCCACCCGCAGCGTCATCCGCTGCGTCCAGGCCCTCGGCCGCGCCCTGCGCCTGGACGTGTCCGGCAAGACCGCGAGCCTCATCGTCCCCGTCTACGTCCCGCCCGGCGCCGACGGCGAGAACATCCTCGGCACCGCCTACGAGCCGGTGTGGGCGATCGCCTGCGCGCTGGCCAGCCACGACCACCGCATCCTCGAGCGCCTCCCGGACAAGGCCAACCGCCTGCCGAAGGAGACCAGCGACGTCATCCAGCGCCGCTGGCACTTCGACTTCACCGTCCACCCCGAACGCATCGCCCAAGCGATGGATCTGGCGTCCTTCGACCCCCGAGACCCGGCCGTCTCCCGCTCCCGCCGCCTGGGGCTGGCAGCCGCCCAGTCCTATCGCGACGAACACGGCCACCTCGACGTCCCCGCCGACTACACCGACCCCACCGGCTACCGGCTCGGCACCTTCATCACCACCATGCGCGACGCCCGGACCGCCGGCCGCCTCGAAGCCGACTGGACCGCTGAACTCGACGCTCTCGGCATGATCTGGGACAAGCACGACGCCGCCTGGCGCGCCCGCCTCGCCGCCGCCGCCGACTACCTGCGCACCCACGGCCACCTCGCCGCCCCCGCCACCACCCCCGTCGGCGCCTGGCTCGCCGAACAACGCCACCTCGCCACCAAGAACACCCTCGATGCCGCACGCGCCGACGCCCTCACCGCCCTCGCCCCCGACTGGCGCCTCCCGCACGGCGCGGACTGGCACCGCAAATACCACCTGCTGCGCACCCACCTCGCCTCCGGCGCCGACCCGGCCGCCCTCACCCGCGACACCCTCCTGGCAGGGGTGAAAATCGGCTCCTGGCTCCACCGCCAACTGACCACCTGGCTCGCCCTCCACCCCGGCCAGCAGCACCTCATGACCGCTCTCGGCCTCACCCCCGACACCAACCCCCTCGCCCCGGCCCGCCGCACCCGCCGCACCTTCGAACAGACCGTCCAGCTCCTGGAACTCTTCCTCCACCGCGAAGGCCGCGCCCCCACAGCCCGCGAGACCATCCGCGTCGACGGCGACACCGTCAAGATCGGCGCCTGGCTCGCCAAAGCCCGTACCAAACACCGCACCGGCCAGCTCCCCGGAGCCCACGCACGCCTGGTCGCCGCCCTCTTCGACGGGGACTGGACGGCCGAGGACGCCGTCCCGGCCGTCCTGGTGTAG
- a CDS encoding NIPSNAP family protein: protein MQLRTYTVRDGLLDEWVERWRSDVVPLRRKWGFEIGGAWVDRERNQFVWLISYKGPGTFEERNAQYWASPERKAAGFDPDDYLLHTEDRTVEQHY from the coding sequence TTGCAGTTGCGTACCTACACCGTCCGTGACGGACTGCTTGACGAGTGGGTTGAGCGGTGGCGCAGTGACGTCGTGCCGTTGCGGCGGAAGTGGGGCTTCGAGATCGGCGGGGCCTGGGTGGACCGGGAACGCAACCAGTTCGTGTGGCTGATCTCCTACAAGGGGCCCGGGACCTTTGAGGAGCGCAACGCTCAGTACTGGGCATCGCCCGAGCGCAAGGCGGCGGGCTTCGACCCGGACGACTACCTCCTGCACACCGAGGACCGCACGGTCGAGCAGCACTACTGA